The Rhodococcus antarcticus DNA segment CCTGCTGCAGCAGCACCCGCAGCCCCGGGTTGGCGGCGGCCTCCGCCCGGTTGTCCGCGAGGGAGCCGCTGCCCACCACGACCACGTGCACGGGCCCCTCGTCGTTCTGCCAGCGCTCCAGCTCGGGCAGCAGCTCGCCGCACCCGCCGCAGCCGGGGCGGGTGAACACGACCAGGGCGGGCAGCCCGTCGGCCACCACGTCGGCCAGGCTGACCTCCACCCCGTCCAGGTCGGGCAGCGTCACCATGGGGACCTCGGTGGGGGACGCGGTCGGCAGCGGAGCCCGGCCGTCGCCGCGAACGGCCACAGCCACCGCGGCCGCGACCACGAGGACCAGGACGAGCCCGGCGAGAACACCGGCACCGAGGTCCGCCAGGGCGGCGGGCGCCGACGAGAGCTGCGCGGCGCCGAGCACAGCCAGGACCACCAGCAGAGCGTTGCGCGCGACGGTGCCCCAGCCGGCCGGCCCCGCGCCGAGCTGACCGAAGCAGTGGCAGTCCACACTGGTGCCCGCGCGCAGCGTGCGGACCACCGCCGCGGTGAGCACCAGCAGGAGCAGCCCCACCAGCATCGATCCGGTGCGGCCCACCGTTCCTGGGCCCAGCAGCAGGGCCGCCCCGCCCAGCTCAAACGCCGGCAGCCCCGCGGCCACCGCGGGCACGAGGCGCGCGGGCACCCCGAAGGCGACGACGGCCCCGAGGGTGCCGGGGCGGTCGAGCAGCTTGGCCGTGGCCGAGAGCACCAGGACCGCCATGAGCACCACGCGGGCCAGCAGGATCACCTCGGTCACGCCGACCAGTGTGGTCGCTCAGCCACGGCGCGCGCCCCGCACGGCCCGCAGCGCCGCCGGTGTCGCGCGCGCGCCCTCGACCAGCCGGCGCCCGTAGCCGCGGGCCAGGGCACCCCGGGAGGCCGCCGTACGCGGGTCCCGCATGCGCATCACCGAGGGGTGCGGCACCAGCCACCGGGCCACCTGCACGAGCTGATGTCTGAGCGACAGCGAACCTAGCTCGGCCACCCGCACCGCGGTGCGCGAGGCGCCGACGGTGCGCAACCGCCACTCGGCGGTGACGTCGACGGCGGCGAGCGCCGGGGTGTCGCGCACCACTGCGGCCCCCGCCGGCACCAGCTCAAGACCGGCCCGCAGGGCCGGCAGCGCCCCCAGCTGGTCGGCCAGCGCCGCCACGTCCGACCAGTCCAGTGTCGCGTCCGGCCCGCACAGCCGCTCCAGGTCCAACATGGCCTGGGC contains these protein-coding regions:
- a CDS encoding MauE/DoxX family redox-associated membrane protein; this translates as MTEVILLARVVLMAVLVLSATAKLLDRPGTLGAVVAFGVPARLVPAVAAGLPAFELGGAALLLGPGTVGRTGSMLVGLLLLVLTAAVVRTLRAGTSVDCHCFGQLGAGPAGWGTVARNALLVVLAVLGAAQLSSAPAALADLGAGVLAGLVLVLVVAAAVAVAVRGDGRAPLPTASPTEVPMVTLPDLDGVEVSLADVVADGLPALVVFTRPGCGGCGELLPELERWQNDEGPVHVVVVGSGSLADNRAEAAANPGLRVLLQQAGWVTDRFAIAFNPGAVLVGADGAVLGEPVYGPDAVRENYAVVRDGLLEQGHTARRAVEAHR